A portion of the Musa acuminata AAA Group cultivar baxijiao chromosome BXJ1-1, Cavendish_Baxijiao_AAA, whole genome shotgun sequence genome contains these proteins:
- the LOC103974137 gene encoding protein MLN51 homolog isoform X7, which translates to MATRREDAEYESDPEDAPLPSMRRREASDDEDGMTSDGGGKPVRKDPRAGIGSDGESDGQGGAQVYDDEADEEEDEMEEYYDEEEEYGEMDEELEMEDEVVEEGGHRAASVKEEGIKDVRQSLEYDGQGDGDRRSSGNAMEHPDKNQVEDEEEKKKENEPYAVPTAGAFYMHDDRFQDNGRGRRRRMFGGRKLWDPKDERAWVHDRFEEMNLQDAQYDEERMRSRGRFRGRGGGKSRGASRGYGRGSRHRDYSDVVNSQNRTSRTVRGRGPRRYEALPKNNRDIPASRQKQSPAKPQEPTTSASTRKQSSQTANVELDPVVPQKHSFASSLNSASPPFYPSGSSNSNQDILLMQKRDAQAGIINDSLSYSMHTEENSQSSQSSTLLRGKTVVDSVGHDRLYMSDSHRSVVGKTLASVHLQPSGFYPSPDNADISSSSRVQGTGINTAGPPNNHSASAVNHVGRVSAHTQAPNVQPSPAQTSFQPAVRVPAQQFIHRSVSGNQTSSSSPPPAGNSSEVGDVDSPPGSGKSRTSVVGKGKINNQGTGRSSFIYSGGQVLGATGAMGLAHGDQNFRTPALLPVMQFGGQHPSGLGVPAVGMALPGYVAQPQLGFGNSEMTWVPVLAGMPGALGASYCPPYLALDGNYYRPSGQNSSSASSNLL; encoded by the exons ATGGCGACAAGGCGTGAGGACGCGGAGTACGAGAGCGATCCTGAGGACGCGCCGCTCCCCTCGATGCGGCGGAGGGAGGCCAGCGACGACGAGGACGGGATGACATCCGACGGCGGGGGGAAGCCGGTGAGGAAGGACCCGAGGGCTGGGATCGGATCTGACGGAGAATCGGATGGCCAAGGTGGAGCACAGGTCTACGACGATGAAGCggatgaggaggaagatgagaTGGAGGAGTACTACGATGAGGAAGAGGAATATGGTGAAATGGATGAGGAATTGGAAATGGAAGATGAAGTCGTGGAAGAGGGAGGACATCGTGCTGCCTCGGTAAAGGAGGAGGGTATTAAGGACGTACGGCAGTCCCTGGAATATGACGGCCAGGGAGATGGTGACCGGAGATCCAGTGGGAACGCAATGGAACACCCGGACAAGAATCAGgtggaagatgaggaggagaagaagaaggagaatgaGCCGTATGCTGTGCCCACTGCTGGGGCTTTCTACATGCATGATGACCGATTCCAGGACAATGGCAGGGGACGACGCAG GCGTATGTTTGGTGGGCGGAAGTTGTGGGATCCTAAGGATGAACGTGCCTGGGTGCATGATAGATTTGAAGAGATGAATCTGCAAGATGCACAATACGATGAG GAAAGGATGAGATCCAGGGGCCGTTTTAGAGGTCGAGGTGGTGGCAAAAGTCGGGGTGCTAGTCGTGGTTATGGTAGAGGCAGCAGACATCGCGATTACAGTGATGTTGTCAACAGTCAAAACCGTACCTCGAGGACTGTAAGAGGAAGAGGACCTAGGCGCTATGAAgctcttccaaagaacaatagAGACATTCCTGCCAGTCGACAGAAACA ATCACCTGCAAAACCTCAAGAGCCAACAACGAGTGCTAGTACAAGGAAACAATCCTCTCAAACTGCAAATGTGGAGTTGGACCCTGTTGTTCCTCAAAAGCATTCTTTTGCTTCAAGCCTAAATTCTGCTTCTCCCCCTTTTTACCCTTCTGGATCATCCAATTCCAACCAAGACATCTTGTTGATGCAGAAAAGAGATGCACAAGCTGGAATTATTAACGATAGCCTCTCCTATTCAATGCATACGGAAGAGAATTCTCAGTCATCTCAGTCTAGCACATTGCTGAGAGGAAAGACAGTTGTTGATTCTGTTGGCCATGATAGGTTGTATATGAGCGATTCCCACCGATCAGTTGTTGGAAAAACTTTGGCTAGTGTTCATTTGCAGCCTTCGGGGTTTTATCCATCACCTGATAATGCTGATATTTCATCCAGCTCCAGGGTCCAAGGAACAGGTATTAACACTGCTGGACCACCAAATAATCATTCTGCTTCTGCTGTTAACCATGTTGGAAGAGTTTCTGCACATACCCAGGCTCCAAATGTTCAGCCGAGCCCAGCTCAAACTTCTTTTCAACCTGCTGTACGGGTTCCTGCTCAGCAATTCATCCACCGTTCTGTCAGTGGAAATCAAACTTCATCTTCATCTCCACCTCCAGCAGGAAATTCATCTGAAGTTGGAGATGTTGATTCACCTCCAGGTTCAGGTAAATCCAGAACTTCAGTGGTTGGGAAGGGCAAAATTAACAATCAAGGAACTGGAAGAAGTTCGTTCATTTATAGTGGAGGCCAAGTTCTTGGAGCGACTGGGGCTATGGGCCTTGCCCATGGTGATCAAAACTTCCGCACTCCAGCACTCTTACCAG TTATGCAATTTGGAGGCCAGCATCCTAGTGGCCTTGGAGTCCCTGCTGTTGGTATGGCACTTCCTGGATATGTTGCTCAACCGCAGCTTGGTTTTGGGAATTCTGAAATGACATG
- the LOC103974137 gene encoding protein MLN51 homolog isoform X8 has product MATRREDAEYESDPEDAPLPSMRRREASDDEDGMTSDGGGKPVRKDPRAGIGSDGESDGQGGAQVYDDEADEEEDEMEEYYDEEEEYGEMDEELEMEDEVVEEGGHRAASVKEEGIKDVRQSLEYDGQGDGDRRSSGNAMEHPDKNQVEDEEEKKKENEPYAVPTAGAFYMHDDRFQDNGRGRRRRMFGGRKLWDPKDERAWVHDRFEEMNLQDAQYDEERMRSRGRFRGRGGGKSRGASRGYGRGSRHRDYSDVVNSQNRTSRTVRGRGPRRYEALPKNNRDIPASRQKQSPAKPQEPTTSASTRKQSSQTANVELDPVVPQKHSFASSLNSASPPFYPSGSSNSNQDILLMQKRDAQAGIINDSLSYSMHTEENSQSSQSSTLLRGKTVVDSVGHDRLYMSDSHRSVVGKTLASVHLQPSGFYPSPDNADISSSSRVQGTGINTAGPPNNHSASAVNHVGRVSAHTQAPNVQPSPAQTSFQPAVRVPAQQFIHRSVSGNQTSSSSPPPAGNSSEVGDVDSPPGSGKSRTSVVGKGKINNQGTGRSSFIYSGGQVLGATGAMGLAHGDQNFRTPALLPVMQFGGQHPSGLGVPAVGMALPGYVAQPQLGFGNSEMTCYISNLPQLTCQSVYGTIAAESS; this is encoded by the exons ATGGCGACAAGGCGTGAGGACGCGGAGTACGAGAGCGATCCTGAGGACGCGCCGCTCCCCTCGATGCGGCGGAGGGAGGCCAGCGACGACGAGGACGGGATGACATCCGACGGCGGGGGGAAGCCGGTGAGGAAGGACCCGAGGGCTGGGATCGGATCTGACGGAGAATCGGATGGCCAAGGTGGAGCACAGGTCTACGACGATGAAGCggatgaggaggaagatgagaTGGAGGAGTACTACGATGAGGAAGAGGAATATGGTGAAATGGATGAGGAATTGGAAATGGAAGATGAAGTCGTGGAAGAGGGAGGACATCGTGCTGCCTCGGTAAAGGAGGAGGGTATTAAGGACGTACGGCAGTCCCTGGAATATGACGGCCAGGGAGATGGTGACCGGAGATCCAGTGGGAACGCAATGGAACACCCGGACAAGAATCAGgtggaagatgaggaggagaagaagaaggagaatgaGCCGTATGCTGTGCCCACTGCTGGGGCTTTCTACATGCATGATGACCGATTCCAGGACAATGGCAGGGGACGACGCAG GCGTATGTTTGGTGGGCGGAAGTTGTGGGATCCTAAGGATGAACGTGCCTGGGTGCATGATAGATTTGAAGAGATGAATCTGCAAGATGCACAATACGATGAG GAAAGGATGAGATCCAGGGGCCGTTTTAGAGGTCGAGGTGGTGGCAAAAGTCGGGGTGCTAGTCGTGGTTATGGTAGAGGCAGCAGACATCGCGATTACAGTGATGTTGTCAACAGTCAAAACCGTACCTCGAGGACTGTAAGAGGAAGAGGACCTAGGCGCTATGAAgctcttccaaagaacaatagAGACATTCCTGCCAGTCGACAGAAACA ATCACCTGCAAAACCTCAAGAGCCAACAACGAGTGCTAGTACAAGGAAACAATCCTCTCAAACTGCAAATGTGGAGTTGGACCCTGTTGTTCCTCAAAAGCATTCTTTTGCTTCAAGCCTAAATTCTGCTTCTCCCCCTTTTTACCCTTCTGGATCATCCAATTCCAACCAAGACATCTTGTTGATGCAGAAAAGAGATGCACAAGCTGGAATTATTAACGATAGCCTCTCCTATTCAATGCATACGGAAGAGAATTCTCAGTCATCTCAGTCTAGCACATTGCTGAGAGGAAAGACAGTTGTTGATTCTGTTGGCCATGATAGGTTGTATATGAGCGATTCCCACCGATCAGTTGTTGGAAAAACTTTGGCTAGTGTTCATTTGCAGCCTTCGGGGTTTTATCCATCACCTGATAATGCTGATATTTCATCCAGCTCCAGGGTCCAAGGAACAGGTATTAACACTGCTGGACCACCAAATAATCATTCTGCTTCTGCTGTTAACCATGTTGGAAGAGTTTCTGCACATACCCAGGCTCCAAATGTTCAGCCGAGCCCAGCTCAAACTTCTTTTCAACCTGCTGTACGGGTTCCTGCTCAGCAATTCATCCACCGTTCTGTCAGTGGAAATCAAACTTCATCTTCATCTCCACCTCCAGCAGGAAATTCATCTGAAGTTGGAGATGTTGATTCACCTCCAGGTTCAGGTAAATCCAGAACTTCAGTGGTTGGGAAGGGCAAAATTAACAATCAAGGAACTGGAAGAAGTTCGTTCATTTATAGTGGAGGCCAAGTTCTTGGAGCGACTGGGGCTATGGGCCTTGCCCATGGTGATCAAAACTTCCGCACTCCAGCACTCTTACCAG TTATGCAATTTGGAGGCCAGCATCCTAGTGGCCTTGGAGTCCCTGCTGTTGGTATGGCACTTCCTGGATATGTTGCTCAACCGCAGCTTGGTTTTGGGAATTCTGAAATGACATG
- the LOC103974137 gene encoding protein MLN51 homolog isoform X6 produces the protein MATRREDAEYESDPEDAPLPSMRRREASDDEDGMTSDGGGKPVRKDPRAGIGSDGESDGQGGAQVYDDEADEEEDEMEEYYDEEEEYGEMDEELEMEDEVVEEGGHRAASVKEEGIKDVRQSLEYDGQGDGDRRSSGNAMEHPDKNQVEDEEEKKKENEPYAVPTAGAFYMHDDRFQDNGRGRRRRMFGGRKLWDPKDERAWVHDRFEEMNLQDAQYDEERMRSRGRFRGRGGGKSRGASRGYGRGSRHRDYSDVVNSQNRTSRTVRGRGPRRYEALPKNNRDIPASRQKQSPAKPQEPTTSASTRKQSSQTANVELDPVVPQKHSFASSLNSASPPFYPSGSSNSNQDILLMQKRDAQAGIINDSLSYSMHTEENSQSSQSSTLLRGKTVVDSVGHDRLYMSDSHRSVVGKTLASVHLQPSGFYPSPDNADISSSSRVQGTGINTAGPPNNHSASAVNHVGRVSAHTQAPNVQPSPAQTSFQPAVRVPAQQFIHRSVSGNQTSSSSPPPAGNSSEVGDVDSPPGSGKSRTSVVGKGKINNQGTGRSSFIYSGGQVLGATGAMGLAHGDQNFRTPALLPVMQFGGQHPSGLGVPAVGMALPGYVAQPQLGFGNSEMTWVPVLAGMPGALGASYCPPYLALDGNYYRPSGQNSSSASSKERILLSR, from the exons ATGGCGACAAGGCGTGAGGACGCGGAGTACGAGAGCGATCCTGAGGACGCGCCGCTCCCCTCGATGCGGCGGAGGGAGGCCAGCGACGACGAGGACGGGATGACATCCGACGGCGGGGGGAAGCCGGTGAGGAAGGACCCGAGGGCTGGGATCGGATCTGACGGAGAATCGGATGGCCAAGGTGGAGCACAGGTCTACGACGATGAAGCggatgaggaggaagatgagaTGGAGGAGTACTACGATGAGGAAGAGGAATATGGTGAAATGGATGAGGAATTGGAAATGGAAGATGAAGTCGTGGAAGAGGGAGGACATCGTGCTGCCTCGGTAAAGGAGGAGGGTATTAAGGACGTACGGCAGTCCCTGGAATATGACGGCCAGGGAGATGGTGACCGGAGATCCAGTGGGAACGCAATGGAACACCCGGACAAGAATCAGgtggaagatgaggaggagaagaagaaggagaatgaGCCGTATGCTGTGCCCACTGCTGGGGCTTTCTACATGCATGATGACCGATTCCAGGACAATGGCAGGGGACGACGCAG GCGTATGTTTGGTGGGCGGAAGTTGTGGGATCCTAAGGATGAACGTGCCTGGGTGCATGATAGATTTGAAGAGATGAATCTGCAAGATGCACAATACGATGAG GAAAGGATGAGATCCAGGGGCCGTTTTAGAGGTCGAGGTGGTGGCAAAAGTCGGGGTGCTAGTCGTGGTTATGGTAGAGGCAGCAGACATCGCGATTACAGTGATGTTGTCAACAGTCAAAACCGTACCTCGAGGACTGTAAGAGGAAGAGGACCTAGGCGCTATGAAgctcttccaaagaacaatagAGACATTCCTGCCAGTCGACAGAAACA ATCACCTGCAAAACCTCAAGAGCCAACAACGAGTGCTAGTACAAGGAAACAATCCTCTCAAACTGCAAATGTGGAGTTGGACCCTGTTGTTCCTCAAAAGCATTCTTTTGCTTCAAGCCTAAATTCTGCTTCTCCCCCTTTTTACCCTTCTGGATCATCCAATTCCAACCAAGACATCTTGTTGATGCAGAAAAGAGATGCACAAGCTGGAATTATTAACGATAGCCTCTCCTATTCAATGCATACGGAAGAGAATTCTCAGTCATCTCAGTCTAGCACATTGCTGAGAGGAAAGACAGTTGTTGATTCTGTTGGCCATGATAGGTTGTATATGAGCGATTCCCACCGATCAGTTGTTGGAAAAACTTTGGCTAGTGTTCATTTGCAGCCTTCGGGGTTTTATCCATCACCTGATAATGCTGATATTTCATCCAGCTCCAGGGTCCAAGGAACAGGTATTAACACTGCTGGACCACCAAATAATCATTCTGCTTCTGCTGTTAACCATGTTGGAAGAGTTTCTGCACATACCCAGGCTCCAAATGTTCAGCCGAGCCCAGCTCAAACTTCTTTTCAACCTGCTGTACGGGTTCCTGCTCAGCAATTCATCCACCGTTCTGTCAGTGGAAATCAAACTTCATCTTCATCTCCACCTCCAGCAGGAAATTCATCTGAAGTTGGAGATGTTGATTCACCTCCAGGTTCAGGTAAATCCAGAACTTCAGTGGTTGGGAAGGGCAAAATTAACAATCAAGGAACTGGAAGAAGTTCGTTCATTTATAGTGGAGGCCAAGTTCTTGGAGCGACTGGGGCTATGGGCCTTGCCCATGGTGATCAAAACTTCCGCACTCCAGCACTCTTACCAG TTATGCAATTTGGAGGCCAGCATCCTAGTGGCCTTGGAGTCCCTGCTGTTGGTATGGCACTTCCTGGATATGTTGCTCAACCGCAGCTTGGTTTTGGGAATTCTGAAATGACATG
- the LOC103974137 gene encoding protein MLN51 homolog isoform X5, translating to MATRREDAEYESDPEDAPLPSMRRREASDDEDGMTSDGGGKPVRKDPRAGIGSDGESDGQGGAQVYDDEADEEEDEMEEYYDEEEEYGEMDEELEMEDEVVEEGGHRAASVKEEGIKDVRQSLEYDGQGDGDRRSSGNAMEHPDKNQVEDEEEKKKENEPYAVPTAGAFYMHDDRFQDNGRGRRRRMFGGRKLWDPKDERAWVHDRFEEMNLQDAQYDEERMRSRGRFRGRGGGKSRGASRGYGRGSRHRDYSDVVNSQNRTSRTVRGRGPRRYEALPKNNRDIPASRQKQSPAKPQEPTTSASTRKQSSQTANVELDPVVPQKHSFASSLNSASPPFYPSGSSNSNQDILLMQKRDAQAGIINDSLSYSMHTEENSQSSQSSTLLRGKTVVDSVGHDRLYMSDSHRSVVGKTLASVHLQPSGFYPSPDNADISSSSRVQGTGINTAGPPNNHSASAVNHVGRVSAHTQAPNVQPSPAQTSFQPAVRVPAQQFIHRSVSGNQTSSSSPPPAGNSSEVGDVDSPPGSGKSRTSVVGKGKINNQGTGRSSFIYSGGQVLGATGAMGLAHGDQNFRTPALLPVMQFGGQHPSGLGVPAVGMALPGYVAQPQLGFGNSEMTWVPVLAGMPGALGASYCPPYLALDGNYYRPSGQNSSSASSNWFLLEKEFC from the exons ATGGCGACAAGGCGTGAGGACGCGGAGTACGAGAGCGATCCTGAGGACGCGCCGCTCCCCTCGATGCGGCGGAGGGAGGCCAGCGACGACGAGGACGGGATGACATCCGACGGCGGGGGGAAGCCGGTGAGGAAGGACCCGAGGGCTGGGATCGGATCTGACGGAGAATCGGATGGCCAAGGTGGAGCACAGGTCTACGACGATGAAGCggatgaggaggaagatgagaTGGAGGAGTACTACGATGAGGAAGAGGAATATGGTGAAATGGATGAGGAATTGGAAATGGAAGATGAAGTCGTGGAAGAGGGAGGACATCGTGCTGCCTCGGTAAAGGAGGAGGGTATTAAGGACGTACGGCAGTCCCTGGAATATGACGGCCAGGGAGATGGTGACCGGAGATCCAGTGGGAACGCAATGGAACACCCGGACAAGAATCAGgtggaagatgaggaggagaagaagaaggagaatgaGCCGTATGCTGTGCCCACTGCTGGGGCTTTCTACATGCATGATGACCGATTCCAGGACAATGGCAGGGGACGACGCAG GCGTATGTTTGGTGGGCGGAAGTTGTGGGATCCTAAGGATGAACGTGCCTGGGTGCATGATAGATTTGAAGAGATGAATCTGCAAGATGCACAATACGATGAG GAAAGGATGAGATCCAGGGGCCGTTTTAGAGGTCGAGGTGGTGGCAAAAGTCGGGGTGCTAGTCGTGGTTATGGTAGAGGCAGCAGACATCGCGATTACAGTGATGTTGTCAACAGTCAAAACCGTACCTCGAGGACTGTAAGAGGAAGAGGACCTAGGCGCTATGAAgctcttccaaagaacaatagAGACATTCCTGCCAGTCGACAGAAACA ATCACCTGCAAAACCTCAAGAGCCAACAACGAGTGCTAGTACAAGGAAACAATCCTCTCAAACTGCAAATGTGGAGTTGGACCCTGTTGTTCCTCAAAAGCATTCTTTTGCTTCAAGCCTAAATTCTGCTTCTCCCCCTTTTTACCCTTCTGGATCATCCAATTCCAACCAAGACATCTTGTTGATGCAGAAAAGAGATGCACAAGCTGGAATTATTAACGATAGCCTCTCCTATTCAATGCATACGGAAGAGAATTCTCAGTCATCTCAGTCTAGCACATTGCTGAGAGGAAAGACAGTTGTTGATTCTGTTGGCCATGATAGGTTGTATATGAGCGATTCCCACCGATCAGTTGTTGGAAAAACTTTGGCTAGTGTTCATTTGCAGCCTTCGGGGTTTTATCCATCACCTGATAATGCTGATATTTCATCCAGCTCCAGGGTCCAAGGAACAGGTATTAACACTGCTGGACCACCAAATAATCATTCTGCTTCTGCTGTTAACCATGTTGGAAGAGTTTCTGCACATACCCAGGCTCCAAATGTTCAGCCGAGCCCAGCTCAAACTTCTTTTCAACCTGCTGTACGGGTTCCTGCTCAGCAATTCATCCACCGTTCTGTCAGTGGAAATCAAACTTCATCTTCATCTCCACCTCCAGCAGGAAATTCATCTGAAGTTGGAGATGTTGATTCACCTCCAGGTTCAGGTAAATCCAGAACTTCAGTGGTTGGGAAGGGCAAAATTAACAATCAAGGAACTGGAAGAAGTTCGTTCATTTATAGTGGAGGCCAAGTTCTTGGAGCGACTGGGGCTATGGGCCTTGCCCATGGTGATCAAAACTTCCGCACTCCAGCACTCTTACCAG TTATGCAATTTGGAGGCCAGCATCCTAGTGGCCTTGGAGTCCCTGCTGTTGGTATGGCACTTCCTGGATATGTTGCTCAACCGCAGCTTGGTTTTGGGAATTCTGAAATGACATG